Proteins encoded in a region of the Mercenaria mercenaria strain notata chromosome 1, MADL_Memer_1, whole genome shotgun sequence genome:
- the LOC123525472 gene encoding RRP15-like protein yields MAAPMSKKVHVEIEASESEPEREFEESSTSEEKDTSSDEEKNEPTESSTGGKTGLADVLAKILHKNVPSHKQVILSKGKTDKEIQKRKLEREEEDTENKSAKLKTESTEKEPQIAREEKVKLWENMCRIKPDPLDRVKERQLQKIATRGVVQLFNAVRKQQKVLEEKIQQVGTSERKKDKIMEGMTKDKFLTILKGTSKTNVKSEKLEVQDQKTSIKNSDSDSDSGDKSKNSGKTWNILKDDYMMGAKMKDWDKEESNDDDDSGPDDPDLSDSD; encoded by the exons atggctgcgcccatGTCTAAAAAAGTTCACGTGGAAATTGAAGCGTCAGAATCAGAACCAGAAAGAGAATTTGAAGAATCGAGTACTTCAG AGGAGAAAGATACCAGCTCGGATGAAGAGAAAAATGAACCAACTGAGAGCTCAACAGGAGGAAAGACTGGTTTGGCAGATGTACTTGCTAAAATACTACACAAGAATGTCCCATCTCATAAACAG GTGATACTTTCAAAAGGAAAGACAGATAAAGAAATACAGAAACGTAAATTGGAGAGGGAAGAAGAAGACACAGAGAACAAGTCAGCAAAATTAAAAACCGAGTCAACTGAAAAAGAACCTCAGATAGCCAGAGAGGAAAAG GTAAAGTTATGGGAGAACATGTGCAGGATTAAGCCAGATCCCCTGGACAGGGTCAAAGAGAGACAACTCCAGAAAATAGCTACAAG agGTGTTGTGCAGCTGTTCAATGCAGTGAGAAAACAACAGAAGGTGTTGGAAGAAAAGATCCAGCAAGTTGGTACCTCAGAGAGAAAGAAGGATAAAATAATGGAAGGAATGACAAAGGATAAATTTCTCACTATACTGAAGGGAACCAGTAAAACTAATGTTAAATCTGAAAAG CTGGAGGTGCAAGACCAGAAAACAAGTATTAAAAACAGTGACAGTGATAGTGATAGTGGTGATAAAAGTAAAAATAGTGGTAAAACTTGGAACATACTAAAGGACGATTATATGATGGGTGCAAAGATGAAAGACTGGGACAAGGAAGaaagtaatgatgatgatgattcaGGACCTGATGATCCTGACTTGTCAGACAGTGACTGA